The Enterobacter asburiae genome window below encodes:
- the yfbV gene encoding terminus macrodomain insulation protein YfbV, whose product MSTPENPSVNFFSLFRRGQHYAKTWPMEKRLAPMFIENRTIRATRYAIRFMPPVAVFTLCWQIALGGQLGPAVATALFALSLPMQGLWWLGKRSITPLPPSILHWFYEVRGKLEEAGQALAPVEGKPDYQALADTLKRAFKQLDKTFLDDL is encoded by the coding sequence ATGTCGACACCAGAGAACCCGTCCGTAAATTTCTTTAGTCTGTTTCGTCGGGGACAGCATTACGCAAAGACGTGGCCGATGGAAAAGCGCCTTGCGCCGATGTTTATTGAGAATCGCACCATCCGCGCCACGCGCTATGCGATTCGCTTTATGCCGCCAGTCGCTGTCTTTACGCTGTGCTGGCAGATTGCGTTGGGTGGGCAGCTTGGCCCTGCCGTCGCGACGGCGCTCTTCGCATTAAGCCTGCCGATGCAGGGCCTGTGGTGGTTAGGTAAACGGTCCATCACTCCGCTTCCCCCTTCTATTTTACACTGGTTTTATGAAGTGCGCGGAAAACTGGAGGAGGCCGGGCAGGCGCTCGCCCCGGTTGAAGGCAAGCCGGATTACCAGGCGCTGGCGGACACGTTAAAGCGCGCTTTTAAGCAACTGGATAAAACATTCCTCGATGACTTGTGA
- a CDS encoding transketolase family protein: MIKVAPAGHKDAVEMRKVYASFVAKQIEAGSEIIALEADLMSSMAMDGVARDYPQHVINCGIMEANVIGTAAGLSLTGRKPFVHTFTAFASRRCFDQLFMSLDYQRNNVKVIASDAGVTACHNGGTHMSFEDMGIVRGLAHSVVLEVTDAVMFEDVLRQLIELEGFYWVRTIRKQAPSVYAPGTTFTIGKGNVLREGTDITLIANGIMVAEALEAARQLEQEGVSAAVIDMFTLKPIDRMLVKNYAEKTGRIVTCENHSIHNGLGSAVAEVLVETCPVPMRRVGVKERYGQVGTQDFLQKEYGLTAHDIVSAARELL, from the coding sequence ATGATTAAGGTTGCACCGGCAGGACATAAAGACGCCGTTGAGATGCGTAAGGTCTACGCGAGCTTCGTGGCAAAGCAGATTGAGGCAGGAAGCGAGATTATCGCCCTGGAAGCGGATCTGATGAGCTCGATGGCGATGGACGGCGTGGCGCGCGATTATCCGCAGCACGTGATTAACTGCGGCATTATGGAGGCCAACGTCATCGGCACCGCGGCGGGGCTGTCGCTTACCGGGCGTAAGCCGTTCGTGCATACCTTCACCGCGTTTGCCAGCCGTCGCTGCTTTGACCAGCTGTTTATGTCCCTGGACTATCAGCGCAACAACGTGAAGGTCATTGCCTCGGATGCGGGCGTGACGGCCTGCCACAACGGCGGGACGCATATGTCGTTTGAGGATATGGGCATTGTGCGCGGCCTGGCGCACTCGGTGGTGCTGGAGGTGACCGACGCGGTGATGTTCGAGGACGTGCTGCGCCAGCTTATCGAACTCGAAGGCTTCTACTGGGTGCGGACCATTCGTAAGCAGGCGCCGAGCGTGTATGCCCCGGGCACAACCTTCACCATCGGCAAAGGTAACGTGCTGCGCGAAGGAACCGATATTACCCTGATTGCCAACGGCATCATGGTGGCGGAAGCGCTGGAAGCGGCGCGCCAGCTGGAGCAGGAGGGGGTAAGCGCGGCGGTCATCGACATGTTTACCCTGAAGCCTATCGACCGGATGCTGGTGAAAAACTACGCCGAGAAAACCGGACGCATCGTCACCTGTGAAAACCACAGCATTCACAACGGCCTGGGGTCGGCGGTGGCGGAAGTGCTGGTGGAAACCTGCCCGGTACCGATGCGGCGGGTGGGCGTCAAGGAGCGTTACGGCCAGGTGGGGACGCAGGATTTCCTGCAGAAGGAGTATGGCCTGACGGCACATGACATTGTGTCGGCGGCGCGAGAGCTGCTGTAA
- a CDS encoding LacI family DNA-binding transcriptional regulator, with protein sequence MSLTRKRRSTGKVTLADVAQLAGVGTMTVSRALRTPEQVSDKLREKIEAAVQELGYMPNLAASALASASSWTIAMVVPNLSEAGCSEMFAGLQQVLQPAGYQIMLAESQHRLEQEEKLLETLLASNIAAAILLSVEHTDTVRHWLKNASIPVMEMGAMRADPIDMNIGIDNVAAMYELTEMVIKRGYQNIGLLCANQEQWIFQQHLQGWYKAMLRHHMSPNRVINAAMPPSFSTGAAQLPEFLLAWPELDALVCVSDELACGALYECQRRRIKVPDDLAVVGFGDSDVSRVCQPPLTTMAVPHRKIGIEAGKALLERLNDGDWRDQKPIASSLCLRESC encoded by the coding sequence ATGTCTCTAACCCGAAAACGGCGCAGTACTGGTAAAGTGACACTCGCCGATGTCGCACAGCTTGCCGGTGTGGGCACGATGACCGTGTCCCGTGCACTCCGCACGCCCGAGCAGGTTTCCGATAAACTACGAGAAAAAATTGAAGCTGCCGTGCAGGAGCTGGGCTATATGCCTAATCTTGCCGCCAGCGCGCTGGCCTCGGCGTCGTCGTGGACGATAGCCATGGTGGTGCCTAATCTCTCCGAAGCCGGCTGCTCGGAGATGTTCGCCGGGCTACAGCAGGTGCTACAGCCTGCCGGGTATCAGATCATGCTGGCAGAATCCCAGCATCGTCTTGAGCAGGAGGAGAAGTTGCTGGAGACGCTGCTGGCGTCAAATATTGCCGCCGCTATCCTGCTCAGCGTTGAACATACCGACACCGTTCGCCACTGGCTGAAAAACGCCTCTATTCCAGTGATGGAGATGGGCGCCATGCGCGCCGACCCGATTGATATGAATATCGGGATTGATAACGTAGCGGCCATGTATGAGCTCACGGAAATGGTGATTAAGCGCGGCTACCAAAATATTGGCCTGCTGTGCGCCAACCAGGAGCAGTGGATTTTCCAGCAGCATTTGCAGGGCTGGTACAAAGCCATGCTTCGCCACCATATGTCGCCGAACCGTGTGATTAACGCGGCGATGCCGCCGAGCTTCTCGACCGGCGCGGCACAGCTGCCAGAATTCCTGCTGGCGTGGCCGGAGCTGGATGCGCTGGTATGCGTCTCTGACGAGCTGGCATGCGGCGCGCTGTACGAGTGCCAGCGCAGGCGAATCAAGGTGCCGGACGATCTGGCGGTGGTAGGCTTTGGCGATAGCGACGTGAGTCGCGTCTGTCAGCCGCCGCTGACGACGATGGCGGTGCCGCATCGTAAGATTGGAATTGAAGCCGGAAAAGCGCTGCTGGAGCGTCTGAATGACGGTGACTGGCGCGATCAAAAGCCCATCGCGTCCAGTCTGTGTCTGAGAGAGAGTTGCTGA
- the pta gene encoding phosphate acetyltransferase — translation MSRTIMLIPTGTSVGLTSVSLGVIRAMERKGVRLSVFKPIAQPRAGGDAPDQTTTIVRKNSNLPAAEPLKMSHVESLLSSNQKDVLMEEIIANYHANAQDAEVVLVEGLVPTRKHQFAQSLNFEIAKTLNAEIVFVMSQGTDTPEQLNERIELTRSSFGGAKNTNITGVIVNKLNAPVDEQGRTRPDLSEIFDDSSKAKVVKVDPAKLQESSPLPVLGAVPWSFDLIATRAIDMARHLNATIVNEGDINTRRVKSVTFCARSIPHMLEHFRAGSLLVTSADRPDVLVAACLAAMNGVEIGAILLTGAYEMDPRVSKLCERAFATGLPVFMVNTNTWQTSLSLQSFNLEVPVDDHERIEKVQEYVAGYINADWIESLTATSERSRRLSPPAFRYQLTELARKAGKRVVLPEGDEPRTVKAAAICAERGIATCVLLGNPDEITRVAASQGVELGAGIEIVDPEVVRESYVARLVELRKSKGMTEAVAREQLEDNVVLGTLMLEQDEVDGLVSGAVHTTANTIRPPLQLIKTAPGSSLVSSVFFMLLPEQVYVYGDCAINPDPTAEQLAEIAIQSADSAIAFGIEPRVAMLSYSTGTSGAGSDVEKVREATRLAQEKRPDLMIDGPLQYDAAVMADVAKSKAPNSPVAGRATVFIFPDLNTGNTTYKAVQRSADLISIGPMLQGMRKPVNDLSRGALVDDIVYTIALTAIQSSQQQ, via the coding sequence GTGTCCCGTACTATTATGCTGATCCCTACCGGAACCAGCGTCGGCCTGACCAGCGTCAGCCTTGGCGTTATCCGTGCTATGGAACGCAAAGGCGTTCGTCTGAGCGTCTTTAAGCCAATCGCCCAGCCACGTGCCGGTGGCGATGCGCCAGACCAGACCACCACCATCGTTCGCAAGAACTCCAATCTGCCAGCGGCTGAACCGCTGAAGATGAGCCACGTTGAATCTCTGCTGTCCAGCAACCAGAAAGACGTGCTGATGGAAGAAATCATCGCCAACTACCATGCTAACGCCCAAGACGCGGAAGTGGTGCTGGTTGAAGGTCTGGTCCCGACGCGCAAACACCAGTTTGCCCAGTCTCTGAACTTTGAAATCGCGAAAACCCTGAACGCAGAGATCGTTTTCGTGATGTCTCAGGGCACCGACACCCCAGAGCAGCTGAACGAGCGTATCGAACTGACGCGCAGCAGCTTCGGCGGCGCGAAAAACACCAATATCACCGGCGTGATCGTGAACAAACTGAACGCACCGGTGGATGAGCAGGGCCGTACTCGCCCTGACCTGTCCGAGATCTTCGACGACTCTTCCAAAGCGAAAGTTGTCAAAGTTGACCCGGCTAAGCTGCAGGAATCCAGCCCGCTGCCAGTACTGGGCGCGGTGCCATGGAGCTTCGATCTGATTGCCACCCGTGCAATCGATATGGCGCGTCACCTGAACGCTACCATCGTTAACGAAGGCGACATCAACACCCGTCGCGTGAAGTCCGTGACCTTCTGTGCGCGCAGCATTCCGCACATGCTGGAACACTTCCGCGCAGGTTCCCTGCTGGTGACCTCCGCAGACCGTCCTGACGTGCTGGTTGCCGCCTGCCTGGCCGCGATGAACGGCGTGGAAATCGGTGCGATCCTGCTGACCGGTGCCTACGAGATGGACCCACGCGTCAGCAAGCTGTGCGAACGCGCGTTTGCGACCGGCCTGCCGGTCTTCATGGTGAACACCAACACCTGGCAGACCTCCCTGAGCCTGCAGAGCTTCAACCTGGAAGTGCCGGTTGATGACCACGAGCGTATCGAGAAAGTTCAGGAATACGTTGCGGGCTACATCAACGCAGACTGGATCGAATCCCTGACTGCGACCTCCGAGCGCAGCCGCCGCCTGTCTCCTCCAGCATTCCGTTACCAGCTGACCGAGCTGGCGCGTAAAGCGGGCAAACGCGTTGTTCTGCCAGAAGGCGACGAACCACGTACCGTTAAAGCAGCTGCTATCTGTGCAGAGCGCGGCATCGCGACCTGTGTGCTGCTGGGTAACCCGGATGAGATCACCCGCGTTGCGGCGTCTCAGGGCGTTGAGCTGGGCGCTGGCATCGAAATCGTTGACCCGGAAGTGGTTCGCGAAAGCTACGTTGCCCGTCTGGTTGAGCTGCGTAAGAGCAAGGGCATGACCGAAGCCGTTGCGCGCGAACAGCTGGAAGACAACGTGGTGCTGGGTACGCTGATGCTGGAGCAGGACGAAGTTGACGGTCTTGTTTCCGGTGCGGTTCACACCACGGCGAACACCATCCGCCCACCGCTGCAGCTGATCAAAACTGCACCGGGCAGCTCTCTGGTTTCTTCCGTGTTCTTCATGCTGCTGCCTGAACAGGTTTACGTTTACGGCGACTGCGCGATCAACCCGGATCCAACCGCAGAGCAGCTGGCAGAAATCGCTATCCAGTCCGCGGACTCCGCGATTGCCTTCGGTATCGAACCGCGCGTAGCGATGCTCTCCTACTCCACCGGTACCTCTGGTGCAGGTAGCGACGTAGAGAAAGTACGTGAAGCGACCCGTCTGGCGCAGGAAAAACGTCCTGACCTGATGATCGACGGTCCGCTGCAGTATGACGCCGCCGTGATGGCCGACGTTGCGAAATCCAAAGCGCCGAACTCGCCGGTTGCAGGTCGCGCTACCGTGTTCATCTTCCCGGATCTGAACACCGGTAACACCACCTACAAAGCGGTGCAGCGTTCAGCAGACCTGATCTCCATCGGGCCAATGCTGCAGGGCATGCGCAAACCTGTGAACGACCTGTCTCGTGGCGCGCTGGTTGACGATATCGTCTACACCATCGCTCTGACCGCGATTCAGTCTTCGCAGCAGCAGTAA
- the yfcF gene encoding glutathione transferase: MNQPVITLWSDANFFSPYVMSVYVALAEKGLTFTLKTVDLDGGEHLKPQWQGYDLTRRVPVLEIDGFALSESSAIDEYLEDRFAPPEWERIYPHDLQKRARARQIQAWLRSDLVPIRVERSTDVVFAEVKKPALSAEGRESAQKLIENATSLLAHGNPNLFGEWCIADADLALMLNRLILNGDEVPQLLVDYAAFQWQRASVQRYVALSAKRAG, encoded by the coding sequence ATGAACCAGCCCGTCATCACGTTGTGGTCCGATGCGAATTTTTTTTCTCCCTATGTTATGAGCGTATACGTTGCGCTGGCCGAAAAAGGGCTCACTTTTACGCTGAAGACCGTCGATCTTGACGGCGGTGAACATCTCAAACCGCAGTGGCAGGGTTACGACCTGACCCGACGGGTGCCGGTGCTGGAGATTGACGGTTTTGCCCTGAGCGAATCGTCGGCGATTGATGAATATCTCGAAGATCGGTTCGCGCCCCCCGAGTGGGAGCGCATCTATCCTCACGACCTGCAAAAACGCGCGCGGGCGCGGCAGATCCAGGCGTGGCTGCGTAGCGATCTGGTGCCGATTCGCGTGGAACGCTCGACGGACGTCGTGTTTGCCGAGGTCAAAAAGCCAGCGCTCAGCGCAGAAGGCCGTGAAAGCGCGCAAAAACTGATTGAAAACGCCACCTCGCTCCTCGCACACGGCAACCCGAACCTGTTCGGCGAATGGTGCATTGCCGACGCCGATCTGGCGTTGATGCTTAACCGCCTGATCCTCAACGGCGATGAGGTGCCGCAGCTGCTGGTGGATTATGCCGCGTTTCAGTGGCAGCGCGCCTCCGTGCAGCGCTATGTGGCACTCTCGGCTAAGCGTGCGGGCTGA
- a CDS encoding transketolase, which translates to MNEKEITELARQIRLETLKSLTQLGFGHYGGSMSVVETLAVLYGAVMKIDPADPDWPERDYFVLSKGHAGPALYSTLAIKGYFPVEELSTLNQNGTRLPSHPDRLKTRGVDATTGSLGQGISIAGGMALSHRLAGRPNRVFCIVGDGELNEGQCWEAFQFIAHHRLNNLTVFVDWNKQQLDGELDEIISAFDLEGKFRAFGFDVATVKGDDIPGLLAVTSRVPAADARPLVVILDSIKGQGVPYLEQLSNSHHLRLTAESKAALNETIRQLEASHD; encoded by the coding sequence ATGAATGAGAAAGAGATAACCGAACTCGCGCGTCAGATCCGTCTTGAGACGCTGAAATCCCTGACGCAGCTGGGCTTTGGACACTATGGCGGCAGTATGTCGGTGGTTGAAACCCTGGCCGTGCTGTACGGCGCGGTGATGAAAATCGACCCGGCGGATCCGGACTGGCCGGAGCGAGACTATTTTGTCCTGTCGAAAGGACACGCGGGCCCGGCGCTCTACAGCACGCTGGCGATCAAGGGCTACTTCCCGGTGGAAGAGCTGAGCACCCTGAACCAGAACGGCACGCGCCTGCCAAGCCACCCGGACCGCCTGAAAACGCGGGGCGTGGACGCCACCACCGGTTCGCTGGGGCAGGGGATCTCCATTGCCGGCGGTATGGCGCTTTCGCACAGGCTGGCGGGGCGACCGAATCGCGTCTTCTGCATCGTCGGTGACGGCGAGCTGAACGAGGGGCAGTGCTGGGAAGCCTTCCAGTTTATTGCCCACCATCGCCTGAACAACCTGACGGTGTTCGTGGACTGGAACAAACAGCAGCTCGACGGCGAGCTGGACGAGATCATCAGTGCGTTCGACCTGGAGGGGAAATTCCGCGCCTTTGGCTTTGACGTGGCGACGGTGAAGGGCGACGACATTCCGGGTCTGCTGGCAGTAACGTCGCGGGTCCCGGCTGCCGATGCGCGTCCGTTAGTCGTTATCCTCGACAGCATCAAGGGGCAGGGAGTGCCGTACCTGGAGCAGCTCAGCAACTCGCACCACCTGCGGTTGACCGCAGAGAGCAAAGCGGCCCTCAACGAGACGATTCGCCAACTGGAGGCTTCACATGATTAA
- a CDS encoding PTS ascorbate transporter subunit IIC, which translates to MFILETLNFVVDILKVPSVLVGLIALIGLVAQKKAFSDVVKGTIKTILGFIVLGGGATVLVGSLNPLGGMFEHAFTIQGIIPNNEAIVSIALEKYGAATALIMAFGMVANIIVARFTRLKYIFLTGHHTFYMACMIGVILTVAGFEGVGLVFTGSLILGLIMAFFPAIAQRYMKRITGNDEIAFGHFGTLGYVLSGWIGSKVGKGSRSTEEMNLPKNLSFLRDSSISISLTMMIIYLILAVSAGREYVEATFSGGQNYLVYAIIMAITFAAGVFIILQGVRLILAEIVPAFTGFSEKLVPNARPALDCPVVYPYAPNAVLIGFLFSFLGGIVGLFICGQFSWVLILPGVVPHFFTGATAGVFGNATGGRRGAMIGAFANGLLITFLPVLLLPVLGAIGFANTTFSDADFGAVGIVLGNLARFLSPLAITGLVVALFALLVAYNVFAKNKPAGGNAQENTGAKS; encoded by the coding sequence ATGTTTATCCTTGAAACGCTGAATTTCGTTGTTGATATTTTAAAAGTCCCTTCGGTACTGGTCGGTTTAATTGCGCTTATTGGTCTGGTTGCGCAAAAGAAAGCCTTTTCGGACGTGGTGAAAGGAACGATTAAAACCATTCTTGGCTTTATTGTGCTGGGCGGCGGTGCAACGGTGCTGGTGGGGTCATTAAATCCTTTGGGCGGTATGTTTGAACACGCCTTTACGATTCAGGGCATTATTCCAAACAATGAAGCGATTGTGTCAATTGCGCTGGAGAAATACGGCGCAGCGACCGCCCTGATTATGGCTTTCGGCATGGTGGCGAATATTATCGTCGCGCGCTTTACCCGCCTGAAGTATATCTTCCTGACCGGGCACCACACGTTTTATATGGCGTGCATGATTGGCGTGATCCTTACGGTAGCGGGCTTTGAGGGCGTGGGTCTGGTCTTTACCGGCTCGCTGATCCTCGGCCTGATCATGGCCTTCTTCCCGGCGATTGCCCAGCGCTACATGAAGCGCATTACCGGCAACGATGAAATTGCCTTCGGCCACTTCGGCACGCTGGGCTACGTGCTGTCCGGCTGGATTGGCAGCAAGGTTGGCAAGGGCTCCCGCTCAACCGAAGAGATGAACCTGCCGAAGAACCTGAGCTTCCTGCGCGACAGTTCGATCTCCATCTCCCTGACCATGATGATTATCTACCTCATCCTGGCGGTGAGCGCTGGGCGTGAGTACGTCGAGGCCACCTTCAGCGGCGGCCAGAACTACCTGGTCTACGCCATCATCATGGCCATCACCTTCGCGGCGGGCGTGTTCATCATCCTGCAGGGCGTGCGCCTGATTCTGGCGGAAATCGTCCCGGCCTTTACCGGCTTCTCGGAAAAACTGGTGCCGAACGCGCGTCCTGCGCTGGACTGCCCGGTGGTGTATCCGTATGCGCCGAACGCGGTGCTGATTGGCTTCCTGTTCAGCTTCCTCGGCGGGATTGTAGGGTTGTTCATCTGCGGTCAGTTTAGCTGGGTGCTGATCCTCCCGGGCGTCGTGCCGCACTTCTTCACCGGCGCAACGGCGGGCGTGTTCGGTAACGCCACCGGTGGACGTCGCGGGGCAATGATTGGCGCCTTTGCTAACGGCCTGCTGATCACCTTCCTGCCGGTCCTGCTGCTGCCGGTGCTGGGCGCCATTGGCTTTGCCAACACCACCTTCTCGGACGCCGACTTTGGCGCGGTCGGGATTGTCCTCGGCAACCTGGCGCGCTTCCTGTCGCCGCTTGCCATCACCGGACTGGTCGTGGCGTTGTTCGCTCTGCTGGTGGCGTACAACGTCTTCGCGAAAAACAAACCTGCGGGCGGTAACGCGCAGGAAAATACCGGAGCCAAATCATGA
- the yfcD gene encoding NUDIX hydrolase YfcD, whose product MVEQSHLASTEWVDIVSEENEVIAQASREQMRAERLRHRATYIVVHDGMGKILVQRRTDTKDFLPGMLDATAGGVVQADEVLLDSARREAEEELGIAGVPFAEHGQFYFEDENCRVWGGLFSCVSHGPFALQEEEVSEVSWMTPEEITARCDEFTPDSLKALALWMTRNAKNESTKSEKEEEAE is encoded by the coding sequence ATGGTGGAGCAGAGTCATTTGGCAAGTACAGAGTGGGTTGACATTGTCAGCGAAGAGAATGAAGTGATCGCGCAGGCCAGCCGCGAACAAATGCGTGCGGAGCGTCTGCGCCACCGCGCAACGTACATTGTTGTGCATGACGGTATGGGCAAAATTCTGGTCCAGCGCCGTACGGATACCAAAGATTTTCTCCCGGGTATGCTGGATGCCACCGCAGGTGGTGTTGTCCAGGCAGATGAAGTGCTGCTGGATTCCGCGCGTCGTGAAGCGGAAGAAGAGTTAGGCATCGCCGGCGTGCCGTTTGCCGAGCACGGTCAGTTCTATTTCGAAGACGAAAACTGCCGCGTCTGGGGCGGGCTGTTTAGCTGCGTTTCTCACGGCCCGTTCGCCCTGCAGGAAGAAGAGGTGAGTGAAGTCAGCTGGATGACGCCGGAAGAGATCACCGCGCGCTGCGACGAGTTTACGCCGGATTCGTTAAAAGCGCTGGCGCTGTGGATGACCCGCAACGCCAAAAACGAATCGACCAAATCAGAAAAAGAGGAAGAGGCTGAGTAA
- a CDS encoding PTS sugar transporter subunit IIB, translating to MKIMAICGSGLGSSFMVEMNIKKVLKKLEIEAEVEHSDLSSATPGAADLFVMAKDIAASASVPESQLVVINNIIDINELEAQLRAWFERQ from the coding sequence ATGAAAATCATGGCTATTTGCGGCTCCGGCCTGGGCAGCAGTTTTATGGTCGAAATGAATATTAAAAAGGTGCTTAAAAAACTGGAGATTGAGGCTGAGGTTGAACATTCCGACCTCTCCTCGGCCACGCCGGGCGCGGCCGATCTTTTCGTGATGGCAAAAGACATTGCGGCCAGCGCCAGCGTGCCGGAAAGCCAGCTGGTGGTGATTAACAACATCATCGACATCAACGAACTTGAAGCGCAGCTGCGCGCCTGGTTCGAAAGACAATAA
- the ackA gene encoding acetate kinase — MSSKLVLVLNCGSSSLKFAIIDALNGDEYLSGLAECFHLPEARIKWKMDGSKQEAALGAGAAHSEALNFIVNTILAQKPELSAQLTAIGHRIVHGGEKYTSSVVIDESVIQGIKDSASFAPLHNPAHLIGIAEALKSFPNLKDKNVAVFDTAFHQTMPEESYLYALPYSLYKEHGVRRYGAHGTSHFYVTQEAAKVLNKPVEELNIITCHLGNGGSVSAIRNGKCVDTSMGLTPLEGLVMGTRSGDIDPAIIFHLHDTLGMSVDQINKMLTKESGLLGLTEVTSDCRYVEDNYAEKEDAKRAMDVYCHRLAKYIGSYTALMEGRLDAVIFTGGIGENAAMVRELSLGKLGVLGFDVDHERNLAARFGKSGFINKEGTRPALVIPTNEELVIAQDAHRLTA; from the coding sequence ATGTCGAGTAAGTTAGTACTGGTTCTGAACTGCGGTAGCTCCTCACTGAAATTCGCCATCATCGATGCGCTCAACGGTGACGAATACCTCTCTGGTTTGGCCGAATGTTTCCATCTGCCTGAAGCACGTATCAAGTGGAAGATGGACGGCAGCAAACAAGAAGCGGCTTTAGGTGCAGGCGCCGCTCACAGTGAAGCGCTGAACTTTATCGTTAACACTATTCTGGCACAAAAACCAGAACTGTCTGCTCAGCTGACTGCGATTGGTCACCGTATCGTCCACGGCGGCGAAAAATACACCAGCTCCGTCGTAATCGACGAATCTGTGATCCAGGGCATCAAGGACTCTGCGTCCTTCGCACCGCTGCACAACCCGGCTCACCTGATCGGTATCGCTGAAGCGCTGAAATCCTTCCCGAATCTGAAAGACAAAAACGTGGCCGTATTCGACACCGCGTTCCATCAGACCATGCCGGAAGAGTCTTACCTCTATGCCCTGCCATACAGCCTGTACAAAGAACACGGCGTACGTCGTTACGGCGCGCACGGCACCAGCCACTTCTATGTGACTCAGGAAGCCGCTAAAGTCCTGAACAAGCCGGTTGAAGAACTGAACATCATCACCTGCCACCTGGGCAACGGTGGTTCTGTTTCCGCTATCCGCAACGGTAAATGTGTTGATACTTCTATGGGTCTGACCCCGCTGGAAGGTCTGGTGATGGGTACCCGTTCCGGTGACATCGACCCGGCGATCATCTTCCACCTGCACGACACCCTGGGCATGAGCGTTGACCAGATCAACAAAATGCTGACCAAAGAGTCTGGCCTGCTGGGTCTGACCGAAGTCACCAGCGACTGCCGTTACGTTGAAGACAACTACGCAGAGAAAGAAGACGCTAAACGTGCAATGGACGTTTACTGCCACCGTCTGGCGAAGTACATCGGCTCTTACACTGCGCTGATGGAAGGCCGTCTGGACGCGGTTATCTTCACCGGTGGTATCGGTGAGAACGCGGCAATGGTTCGTGAACTGTCCCTGGGCAAACTGGGCGTTCTGGGCTTCGACGTTGATCACGAGCGTAACCTGGCTGCCCGCTTCGGCAAGTCTGGCTTCATCAACAAAGAAGGCACCCGCCCTGCTCTCGTTATCCCAACTAACGAAGAACTGGTCATTGCGCAAGACGCGCACCGCCTGACTGCCTGA
- the yfcE gene encoding phosphodiesterase has translation MKLMFASDIHGSLPATERVLSLFAQSGAQWLIILGDVLNHGPRNALPEGYAPAQVAEKLNTYASRIIAVRGNCDSEVDQMLLHFPLTAPWQQVLLEQSRLFLTHGHLFSPDNLPALAAGDVLVYGHTHIPVAEKRGEIYHFNPGSVSIPKGGYPASYGMLDGNTLRVIALNDQQVIAQVAINP, from the coding sequence ATGAAACTGATGTTTGCGTCGGATATCCATGGATCGCTGCCCGCTACCGAGCGTGTCCTTTCCCTGTTTGCACAAAGCGGCGCGCAGTGGCTGATTATTCTGGGGGATGTGCTCAATCACGGCCCGCGCAACGCGCTGCCGGAGGGCTACGCTCCGGCACAGGTCGCGGAAAAGCTCAACACGTACGCCTCGCGCATCATCGCCGTTCGCGGCAACTGCGACAGCGAAGTGGATCAGATGCTGCTGCATTTTCCCCTTACCGCGCCATGGCAGCAGGTGCTGCTGGAACAAAGCCGTCTGTTCCTGACGCACGGGCATCTTTTTAGCCCGGATAATCTCCCTGCGCTCGCGGCTGGCGATGTCCTGGTTTACGGTCATACTCATATTCCGGTTGCTGAAAAGCGCGGTGAGATTTATCACTTCAATCCGGGTTCGGTCAGCATACCGAAAGGCGGTTATCCAGCGAGCTATGGCATGCTGGATGGAAATACCCTGCGCGTTATCGCACTTAATGATCAGCAAGTTATTGCGCAGGTAGCGATTAATCCGTAA
- a CDS encoding PTS sugar transporter subunit IIA has translation MLKKWIYDTTITLQDSVENWPQALELCAKPLLDMQVIEPEYVTAIIQQHHTLGPYYVLAPGLAMPHARPEEGAKGLGLSLLKLKQGVSFGAGEFDPVDVIIMLAAPDKNSHIEMISSLAELFSSDADMAELHQANTLEEIKKIIDRF, from the coding sequence GTGCTCAAAAAATGGATATATGATACAACCATCACGCTGCAGGATAGCGTGGAAAACTGGCCGCAGGCGCTGGAGCTGTGCGCGAAGCCGCTTCTGGATATGCAGGTGATTGAGCCTGAATACGTCACGGCCATCATCCAGCAGCACCACACGTTAGGACCTTATTATGTGCTGGCACCGGGGCTGGCGATGCCGCATGCGCGGCCGGAGGAAGGCGCCAAAGGACTGGGGTTGTCTTTATTAAAACTAAAACAGGGCGTCTCGTTTGGTGCCGGTGAGTTTGACCCTGTCGATGTCATTATTATGCTCGCGGCACCCGACAAAAATAGCCATATTGAGATGATCTCATCGCTGGCTGAATTATTTTCCAGCGATGCAGATATGGCTGAACTGCATCAGGCGAATACCCTGGAGGAAATTAAAAAGATTATTGACCGCTTCTGA